In one window of Acidovorax sp. HDW3 DNA:
- the rpmG gene encoding 50S ribosomal protein L33, with amino-acid sequence MATKGGREKIKLVSTASTGHFYTTTKNKKTMPEKMSIMKFDPKARKHVEYKEAKLK; translated from the coding sequence ATGGCTACTAAAGGCGGACGCGAAAAGATCAAGCTGGTCTCCACGGCGAGCACCGGTCACTTCTACACCACCACCAAGAACAAGAAGACGATGCCTGAAAAGATGTCGATCATGAAGTTCGACCCCAAGGCGCGCAAGCACGTCGAGTACAAGGAAGCGAAGCTGAAGTAA
- the rpmB gene encoding 50S ribosomal protein L28: protein MARVCEVTGKKPMVGHNVSHSNIKTKRRFLPNLQYRRFWVESENRWVRLRVSSAALRLIDKNGIDSVLADMRARGQA from the coding sequence ATGGCACGCGTATGTGAAGTAACGGGCAAGAAGCCCATGGTGGGACACAACGTCTCCCACTCGAACATCAAAACCAAGCGCCGTTTCCTGCCCAACCTGCAGTACCGCCGTTTCTGGGTGGAGAGCGAAAACCGTTGGGTGCGCCTGCGCGTCTCCAGCGCCGCCCTGCGCCTGATCGACAAGAACGGTATCGACTCCGTGCTCGCAGACATGCGTGCCCGTGGCCAAGCTTAA
- the trxB gene encoding thioredoxin-disulfide reductase, with product MSTSQHAQVLILGSGPAGYTAAIYAARANLNPVLITGMAQGGQLTTTTEVDNWPADVAGVQGPELMQRFLEHAERFKTNIIFDHINQVDFSKRPFTLTGDSGQYTCDALIIATGASAKYLGLPSEAAFMGRGVSACATCDGFFYREQDVCVIGGGNTAVEEALYLANIARKVTLVHRRDKFRAEPILIDKLMAKVAEGKIALKTFFNLQEVLGDDSGVTGIRIQSTEDGHSEDIALQGCFIAIGHAPNTEIFQGQLTLENGYIVTQGGLKGFATQTSVPGVFAAGDVQDHVYRQAITSAGTGCMAALDAQRFLEQQG from the coding sequence ATGAGCACTTCGCAACACGCCCAGGTTCTGATCCTCGGCTCCGGTCCCGCTGGCTACACCGCCGCCATCTACGCCGCGCGCGCCAACCTCAACCCCGTGCTCATCACCGGCATGGCCCAGGGCGGGCAGCTGACCACGACCACCGAGGTCGATAACTGGCCCGCCGACGTCGCCGGCGTGCAAGGCCCGGAGCTGATGCAGCGCTTTTTGGAGCACGCCGAGCGCTTCAAGACCAACATCATCTTCGACCACATCAACCAGGTTGATTTTTCCAAGCGCCCCTTCACGCTGACGGGCGACAGCGGCCAGTACACCTGCGACGCGCTCATCATCGCCACCGGCGCCTCGGCCAAGTACCTGGGCCTGCCCAGCGAAGCAGCGTTCATGGGCCGGGGCGTGTCGGCCTGCGCCACCTGCGACGGCTTTTTCTACCGCGAGCAGGACGTGTGCGTGATCGGCGGCGGCAACACCGCCGTGGAGGAAGCCCTGTACCTGGCCAACATCGCGCGCAAGGTGACGCTGGTACACCGGCGCGACAAGTTCCGCGCCGAACCCATCCTGATCGACAAGCTGATGGCCAAGGTGGCCGAGGGCAAGATAGCTCTTAAAACCTTCTTCAACTTGCAAGAGGTGCTGGGCGACGACAGCGGCGTGACTGGCATCCGCATCCAGAGCACCGAGGACGGACACAGCGAAGATATTGCCCTGCAAGGCTGCTTCATCGCCATCGGCCACGCGCCCAATACCGAGATTTTCCAGGGCCAGCTGACACTGGAAAACGGCTACATCGTCACCCAGGGCGGACTCAAGGGCTTTGCCACGCAAACCAGCGTGCCCGGCGTGTTTGCCGCCGGCGACGTGCAGGACCACGTGTACCGCCAAGCGATTACGAGCGCCGGCACGGGCTGCATGGCGGCGCTCGATGCCCAGCGCTTTTTGGAGCAACAAGGGTAA
- a CDS encoding DNA translocase FtsK, whose protein sequence is MTYSLNTLNASSAGKAAARTGIARVGQELSLVLGLVALVVWLLALLSYSPQDAAWSTSGTGAMASNWVGRLGAWLADSSYFLLGFSCWWGVLVLAWGWATALARWMRGGQEPEGAPGPLLRRLMFWGGMVLMLCTSTMLEWTRLYRFEDHLPSHAGGVLGYLLGPQAMRWLGFTGSGLLGIVLAVLALALVFRFSWGQLAEGLGARIDALVQRLLTQREKARDQAVGRRAAKARAEVVQEERAESAAHHPQPVKIVEPVLDEAPQSSRVVKERQQPLFTEMPDSHLPQVDLLDRAQARQESVAAETLEMTSRLIEKKLKDFGVDVTVVQAEPGPVITRYEIEPATGVKGAQIVNLAKDLARSLSLVSIRVVETIPGKTTMALELPNARRQTIRLSEVLGSQVYHDAKSLLTVGLGKDIVGNPVVADLAKMPHCLVAGTTGSGKSVGINAMILSLLYKAEARDVRLLMIDPKMLEMSVYEGIPHLLCPVVTDMKQAANGLNWCVAEMERRYKLMSKVGVRNLAGYNAKIDEAKERGEIIANPFSLTPEAPEPLARLPHIVVIIDELADLMMVVGKKIEELIARLAQKARAAGIHLILATQRPSVDVITGLIKANIPARIAFSVGSKIDSRTILDQMGAEALLGMGDMLYMASGTGLPVRVHGAFVSDEEVHRVVSYLKSQGEPDYIDGVLDASEGSEDGGGEAGEGASASGEQDPMYDQAVEVVLKDRKASISYVQRKLRIGYNRSANLLEQMERAGLVSALTASGQREVLVPARE, encoded by the coding sequence ATGACCTACTCGCTCAACACCCTGAACGCATCCTCCGCCGGCAAGGCTGCGGCGCGCACCGGTATCGCCCGCGTCGGCCAAGAATTGAGCCTGGTGCTGGGCCTGGTGGCCCTCGTCGTCTGGCTGCTGGCATTGCTCAGTTACTCGCCGCAGGATGCGGCCTGGTCCACCTCGGGCACCGGCGCCATGGCCAGCAACTGGGTGGGGCGCCTGGGCGCCTGGCTGGCCGACAGCAGTTACTTTTTGCTCGGGTTTTCCTGCTGGTGGGGCGTGCTGGTGCTCGCCTGGGGCTGGGCGACGGCGCTGGCGCGCTGGATGCGCGGCGGCCAGGAGCCCGAGGGCGCCCCCGGGCCGCTGCTGCGCCGGCTCATGTTCTGGGGTGGCATGGTGCTGATGCTGTGCACCAGCACCATGCTCGAATGGACGCGCCTGTACCGCTTTGAAGACCACCTGCCCAGCCACGCCGGCGGCGTGCTCGGCTACCTGCTCGGGCCGCAGGCCATGCGCTGGCTGGGCTTTACGGGCTCGGGGCTCTTGGGCATCGTGCTGGCGGTGCTGGCGCTGGCGCTGGTGTTTCGCTTCTCCTGGGGGCAGCTGGCCGAGGGGCTGGGCGCGCGCATCGACGCCCTGGTGCAGCGGCTGCTCACCCAGCGCGAAAAAGCCCGCGACCAGGCCGTGGGCCGGCGCGCGGCCAAGGCGCGTGCCGAGGTCGTGCAGGAGGAGCGCGCCGAAAGCGCCGCGCACCACCCGCAGCCGGTAAAAATCGTTGAACCCGTGCTCGACGAGGCGCCGCAGAGCAGCCGGGTCGTGAAGGAGCGCCAGCAGCCGCTGTTCACCGAGATGCCCGACAGCCACCTGCCGCAGGTCGATCTGCTCGACCGCGCCCAGGCGCGCCAGGAAAGCGTGGCCGCCGAGACGCTGGAGATGACCAGCCGCCTGATCGAGAAAAAGCTCAAGGACTTTGGCGTCGATGTCACCGTGGTGCAGGCCGAGCCCGGCCCCGTCATCACGCGCTACGAGATCGAGCCCGCCACCGGCGTCAAGGGCGCGCAGATCGTCAACCTGGCCAAAGACCTGGCGCGCTCGCTGTCGCTGGTGTCGATCCGCGTCGTCGAGACCATCCCGGGCAAGACCACCATGGCGCTGGAGCTGCCCAACGCCCGGCGCCAGACCATCCGCCTGTCCGAAGTGCTGGGCTCGCAGGTGTACCACGACGCCAAGAGCCTGCTCACCGTCGGCCTGGGCAAGGACATCGTCGGCAACCCGGTGGTGGCCGATCTGGCCAAGATGCCGCACTGCCTGGTGGCGGGCACCACCGGCTCGGGCAAGTCGGTGGGCATCAACGCCATGATTTTGAGCCTGCTGTACAAGGCCGAGGCGCGCGACGTGCGCCTCTTGATGATCGACCCCAAGATGCTGGAGATGAGCGTCTACGAGGGCATCCCGCACCTGCTGTGCCCGGTCGTCACCGATATGAAGCAGGCTGCCAACGGCCTGAACTGGTGCGTCGCCGAGATGGAGCGGCGCTACAAACTCATGAGCAAGGTCGGGGTGCGCAACCTCGCCGGCTACAACGCCAAAATCGACGAGGCCAAGGAGCGCGGCGAGATCATCGCCAACCCCTTCAGCCTCACGCCCGAAGCGCCCGAGCCGCTGGCGCGCCTGCCGCACATCGTCGTCATCATCGACGAGCTGGCCGACCTGATGATGGTCGTGGGCAAGAAGATCGAGGAGCTGATCGCGCGCCTGGCGCAAAAGGCGCGCGCTGCCGGCATCCACCTGATTCTGGCCACGCAGCGCCCGAGCGTGGACGTGATCACCGGCCTCATCAAGGCCAACATTCCGGCGCGCATCGCGTTCTCGGTGGGCAGCAAGATCGACAGCCGCACCATCCTCGACCAGATGGGCGCCGAGGCCCTGCTGGGCATGGGCGACATGCTCTACATGGCCAGCGGCACCGGCCTGCCGGTGCGCGTGCACGGCGCCTTCGTCAGCGATGAGGAAGTGCACCGCGTCGTCAGCTACCTCAAAAGCCAGGGCGAGCCCGACTACATCGACGGCGTGCTCGACGCCAGCGAAGGCAGCGAAGACGGCGGCGGCGAGGCCGGCGAAGGCGCCAGCGCCAGCGGCGAGCAAGACCCGATGTACGACCAGGCGGTGGAGGTGGTGCTCAAAGACCGCAAGGCCAGCATCTCCTACGTGCAGCGCAAGCTGCGCATTGGCTACAACCGCTCGGCCAATTTGCTCGAACAAATGGAACGCGCCGGCCTGGTCAGCGCTCTCACCGCCAGCGGCCAGCGCGAGGTGCTGGTGCCGGCACGGGAATGA
- the lolA gene encoding outer membrane lipoprotein chaperone LolA, whose protein sequence is MKLKIAIVLLAASAHCAWADGLKSLETFMRDVRSGRASFTQTVTPPPKDGQTARSKQSSGDFAFARPGRFRFDYTKPFAQTIVADGKTLWLYDPDLNQVTQRVQDQALGSTPAALLTSATDLAALRAEFVLENAPDQDGLQWVLARPKALGGQLQSVRVGFAGAQLAVLEIEDSFGQRSHIRFTGLQTNPSLPAATFHFQVPAGADVQKLN, encoded by the coding sequence ATGAAACTCAAGATTGCTATCGTTTTACTAGCTGCTAGCGCGCACTGCGCCTGGGCTGACGGCCTCAAAAGCCTCGAAACCTTCATGCGCGACGTACGCAGCGGCCGTGCCAGCTTCACGCAAACCGTCACCCCCCCGCCCAAAGACGGGCAGACCGCGCGCAGCAAGCAGTCCAGCGGCGACTTCGCCTTTGCGCGCCCGGGGCGCTTTCGCTTTGACTACACCAAGCCCTTTGCCCAAACCATCGTCGCCGACGGCAAGACGCTGTGGCTCTACGACCCCGACCTGAACCAGGTCACCCAGCGCGTGCAAGACCAGGCCCTGGGCAGCACGCCGGCGGCGCTGCTGACCTCCGCCACCGACCTGGCGGCGCTGCGCGCCGAATTCGTGCTTGAAAACGCCCCCGACCAGGACGGCCTGCAGTGGGTGCTGGCGCGCCCCAAAGCCCTGGGCGGCCAGCTGCAAAGCGTGCGCGTGGGCTTTGCCGGCGCGCAGCTGGCGGTGCTGGAGATTGAAGACAGCTTCGGCCAACGCTCGCACATTCGGTTTACGGGCCTGCAAACCAACCCCAGCCTGCCGGCAGCCACCTTCCACTTCCAGGTGCCGGCGGGCGCCGACGTGCAAAAGCTCAATTAA
- the ribD gene encoding bifunctional diaminohydroxyphosphoribosylaminopyrimidine deaminase/5-amino-6-(5-phosphoribosylamino)uracil reductase RibD: protein MTHPQMDEFFMAQALAQAEQALLLSSPNPRVGCVITSADGQVLGQGFTQQAGGAHAEVMALRDAAARGHSVRGATAYVTLEPCAHQGRTGPCCDALVAAGIARVVASLGDPNPLVGGQGFARLRAAGVAVDVGPGAEAAHALNIGFFRRMEHGLPWVRMKAAGSLDGFTALPSGESQWITAAAARADGQIWRARACAVLTGVGTVLADNPRLDVRALATPRQPQLVLLDSALRTPPDAAIFIAPRACLIYFAAPLSPEIEARRAALQARGARVIHLPGADGRVDLRALLRNLGAHGINELHVEAGARLNGALVQANLVDEYLLYLAPRLLGAGRGLADWSGPSHLAAAAPLAWHSMERVGEDVRLVLRKP, encoded by the coding sequence ATGACACACCCGCAGATGGACGAATTTTTCATGGCCCAGGCACTGGCGCAGGCCGAGCAGGCATTGCTCCTGTCCAGCCCCAACCCGCGCGTGGGCTGCGTCATCACCAGCGCCGACGGCCAGGTGCTCGGCCAGGGCTTTACGCAGCAGGCCGGCGGCGCGCACGCCGAGGTCATGGCGCTGCGCGACGCCGCCGCGCGCGGGCACAGCGTGCGCGGCGCCACGGCCTACGTCACGCTCGAACCCTGCGCCCACCAGGGCCGCACCGGGCCCTGCTGCGACGCGCTGGTGGCCGCCGGCATCGCCCGCGTGGTGGCCAGCCTGGGCGACCCGAACCCGCTGGTCGGCGGCCAGGGCTTTGCGCGCCTGCGCGCCGCCGGCGTGGCGGTGGACGTGGGCCCGGGCGCCGAGGCGGCGCACGCGCTCAACATCGGTTTTTTCCGCCGCATGGAGCACGGCCTGCCCTGGGTGCGGATGAAAGCGGCGGGCTCGCTCGACGGCTTCACCGCCCTGCCCAGCGGCGAGAGCCAGTGGATCACCGCCGCCGCCGCCCGGGCCGACGGCCAGATTTGGCGCGCCCGTGCCTGCGCCGTGCTCACCGGCGTCGGCACGGTGCTGGCCGACAACCCGCGCCTGGACGTGCGCGCCCTGGCCACGCCGCGCCAGCCGCAGCTGGTGCTGCTCGACAGCGCCCTGCGCACGCCCCCGGATGCTGCAATTTTTATAGCACCTCGCGCTTGCCTGATCTACTTTGCAGCCCCTTTAAGCCCTGAAATAGAGGCCCGCCGCGCGGCCCTGCAGGCACGCGGCGCGCGCGTCATCCACCTGCCCGGCGCCGATGGCCGGGTCGATCTGCGGGCGCTGCTGCGCAACCTGGGCGCGCACGGCATCAACGAGCTGCACGTGGAAGCCGGCGCACGCCTGAACGGCGCCCTGGTGCAAGCCAACCTGGTCGATGAGTACCTGCTGTACCTCGCCCCCCGGCTGCTCGGCGCCGGGCGCGGCCTGGCCGACTGGAGCGGTCCGAGCCACCTGGCAGCCGCGGCGCCGCTGGCCTGGCACAGCATGGAGCGGGTGGGCGAGGATGTGCGGCTGGTGCTGCGCAAGCCATAA
- a CDS encoding alpha/beta fold hydrolase → MTPIVFAHANSFPASTYRVLFAQLRARGFAVNAIERLGHDARYPVTNNWPHLVAQLADFARREQERNGQPAFLVGHSLGGFLSAMVAAQHPELARGVLLLDSPLIGGWRAHALALAKHTGLAPSVTPGRISRRRRHQWPSTEAALAHFQQKKSFARWDAQVLQDYVTHGLHDADGQRVLAFDRMVETQIYNTLPHNLAQLLRQHPLRCPVAFIGGRHSNELRQVGLGLTRRVTQGRMSLLDGSHLFPMEDPQGTAAAIAAALAALPPHEQPTSTP, encoded by the coding sequence ATGACCCCCATCGTTTTCGCCCACGCCAACAGTTTTCCCGCCAGCACCTACCGCGTGCTGTTCGCGCAGCTGCGCGCGCGCGGCTTTGCCGTCAACGCCATCGAGCGCCTGGGGCACGACGCGCGCTACCCCGTCACCAACAACTGGCCGCACCTGGTGGCGCAGCTGGCCGACTTTGCCCGCCGCGAGCAAGAGCGCAACGGCCAGCCGGCGTTTCTCGTCGGCCATTCGCTCGGCGGTTTTTTGAGCGCCATGGTGGCGGCGCAGCACCCGGAGCTCGCGCGCGGCGTGCTGCTGCTCGACTCACCGCTGATTGGCGGCTGGCGCGCGCACGCCCTGGCGCTGGCCAAGCACACCGGCCTGGCGCCCTCGGTCACGCCCGGGCGCATCAGCCGCCGCCGGCGCCACCAGTGGCCCAGCACCGAGGCGGCGCTGGCGCATTTCCAGCAGAAAAAAAGCTTTGCCCGCTGGGATGCGCAGGTGCTGCAGGACTACGTCACGCACGGCCTGCACGACGCCGACGGCCAGCGCGTGCTGGCCTTTGACCGCATGGTGGAGACGCAGATCTACAACACCCTGCCGCACAACCTGGCGCAGCTGCTGCGCCAGCACCCGCTGCGCTGCCCGGTGGCCTTCATCGGCGGGCGCCACTCCAACGAGCTGCGCCAGGTGGGCCTGGGGCTGACGCGGCGTGTCACCCAGGGGCGTATGAGCTTGCTTGACGGCAGCCACCTTTTCCCCATGGAAGACCCCCAGGGCACGGCGGCGGCCATCGCCGCCGCCCTGGCCGCCCTCCCCCCCCACGAGCAGCCCACGAGCACCCCATGA
- a CDS encoding DNA methyltransferase yields MTPQDFIAQWGAPGGVPGPGYHLNEEQGAQSHFLDLCALLDVPKPGSRAGYRFEEKSAIVGGKTGYADVFMQGVFAWENKAPGKNLDSALKQLLSYSLALSNPPILVVCDRLTLRIHTQFTGHPSTTHALRIDELEQPDKRALLRRIWTEPESFKPRQTNRDITEAAARSFATLAESLRARCPTGTPPAVHAQQAAHFLTQCLFCFFAEDVGLLPARMFERLVGHAHSTPERLTQGLAQLFGAMQQGGLFGVDDIPWFNGGLFQSIAVPPLAAPDLAELRRAAELDWSAIDPSIFGTLFERGLDPAKRSQLGAHYTDPDTIERLLAPVIRRPLLQKWELVAQQIQALAAKITKKGDKHYRAAHQLFIGWLQTLKDYRALDPACGSGNFLYLALRCLKDVELHSHLQAAELGLEREQDLVTGPHNVLGIELNEYAAELARVTVWIGELQWRLAHGYPFKTNPVLDTLQHIECRDALLAPEGQGQAAWPRADVVVGNPPFLGDKKMRAELGDAYTTALRQTYAGRVPGGADLVCYWFERARTHINAGQLQRAGLVTTNSIRGGANRKVLDAITDATRIFEAWSDEPWVNNGAAVRVSLVAFGKSDQAAALDGIAMGAIYSDLTGGNDHDTLLDLSRAVALNAPGTTFIGTQKGGAFDISGEIARAWLRQPNPHGQSNATVLAPWINGLDITRRPNGLWIVDFNDLSADHAVMFEAPWLHCENHVKTSRLNNREGRTGEQWWKLQRTRPEMKAALQPLERFIATARVAKYRLFVWQPSAVIPDSQVVVIARADDTTFGILHSRFHELWALRLGTSLEDRPRYTPTTCFETFPFPTGLTPADTAHQRTETLACGAVIPADLSEQKTAAAPDQQALPATKIIATDIAQAAQRLHQLRQRWLNPPEWTDTVPEVVPLGLAASPYPDRTVAKPGFEKELAQRTLTKLYNQRPAWLAAAHQQLDAAVAAAYGWADYQPDMKDDELLRRLLALNLALNLAHSA; encoded by the coding sequence ATGACCCCGCAAGACTTCATCGCCCAATGGGGCGCCCCCGGCGGCGTACCCGGCCCCGGCTACCACCTGAACGAGGAGCAAGGCGCGCAAAGCCACTTCCTGGACCTGTGCGCGCTGCTCGATGTGCCCAAACCCGGCAGCCGCGCCGGCTACCGCTTTGAAGAAAAAAGCGCCATCGTCGGCGGCAAGACCGGCTACGCCGACGTCTTCATGCAAGGCGTTTTCGCCTGGGAAAACAAAGCCCCCGGCAAAAACCTCGACAGCGCACTCAAGCAGCTGCTCAGCTACAGCCTGGCACTGTCCAACCCGCCCATCCTGGTGGTGTGCGACCGGCTCACCCTCCGCATCCACACCCAGTTCACCGGCCACCCCAGCACCACGCACGCGCTGCGCATCGACGAGCTCGAGCAGCCCGACAAACGCGCCCTGCTGCGCCGCATCTGGACCGAACCCGAGAGCTTCAAGCCGCGCCAGACCAACCGCGACATCACCGAAGCCGCCGCACGCAGCTTTGCCACCCTGGCCGAGAGCCTGCGCGCACGCTGCCCCACGGGCACGCCCCCGGCCGTGCACGCCCAGCAGGCGGCGCACTTCCTCACCCAATGCCTGTTCTGCTTCTTTGCCGAAGACGTGGGCCTGCTGCCCGCGCGCATGTTCGAGCGCCTGGTGGGCCACGCCCACAGCACGCCCGAGCGCCTGACGCAGGGCCTGGCGCAGCTCTTTGGCGCCATGCAGCAAGGCGGCCTGTTCGGCGTGGACGACATCCCCTGGTTCAACGGCGGCCTGTTCCAGAGCATTGCCGTGCCGCCCCTGGCCGCCCCCGACCTGGCCGAGCTGCGCCGCGCCGCCGAGCTGGACTGGAGCGCCATCGACCCCAGCATCTTCGGCACCCTGTTCGAGCGCGGCCTGGACCCCGCCAAGCGCAGCCAGCTGGGCGCGCACTACACCGACCCGGACACCATCGAGCGCCTGCTCGCACCCGTCATCCGCCGCCCGTTGCTACAAAAATGGGAGCTGGTCGCGCAGCAAATACAAGCGCTGGCGGCCAAAATTACCAAAAAAGGCGACAAACACTACCGCGCCGCGCACCAGCTGTTCATCGGCTGGCTGCAAACGCTCAAGGACTATCGCGCGCTCGACCCCGCCTGCGGCAGCGGCAACTTTTTGTACCTGGCGCTGCGCTGCCTCAAAGACGTGGAGCTGCACAGCCACCTGCAGGCCGCCGAACTGGGCCTGGAGCGCGAGCAAGACCTGGTCACCGGCCCACACAACGTGCTCGGCATCGAGCTCAACGAATACGCCGCCGAACTCGCCCGCGTCACCGTCTGGATCGGCGAGCTGCAATGGCGCCTGGCGCACGGCTACCCCTTCAAGACCAACCCCGTGCTCGACACCCTGCAGCACATCGAATGCCGCGACGCGCTGCTGGCGCCCGAAGGCCAGGGCCAAGCCGCCTGGCCGCGCGCCGACGTGGTGGTGGGCAACCCGCCGTTTTTGGGCGACAAGAAAATGCGCGCCGAACTGGGCGACGCCTACACCACCGCACTGCGCCAGACCTACGCCGGCCGCGTGCCCGGCGGCGCCGACCTGGTGTGCTACTGGTTCGAGCGTGCCCGCACGCACATCAACGCCGGTCAACTGCAGCGCGCCGGGCTGGTCACCACCAACTCCATACGCGGCGGCGCCAACCGCAAAGTGCTCGACGCCATCACCGACGCCACGCGCATCTTTGAGGCCTGGAGCGACGAGCCGTGGGTGAACAACGGTGCTGCAGTGCGGGTGTCTCTGGTGGCGTTTGGCAAAAGTGACCAAGCAGCAGCGCTCGACGGCATCGCTATGGGCGCGATTTATTCAGATCTGACCGGGGGAAACGACCACGACACATTGCTCGATCTTTCGCGAGCAGTCGCTCTAAACGCCCCCGGAACCACTTTCATTGGTACCCAAAAAGGTGGCGCATTCGATATCTCAGGTGAAATCGCCCGTGCGTGGCTTCGTCAGCCCAACCCGCATGGCCAATCAAATGCAACGGTTCTCGCTCCATGGATCAATGGGCTGGACATCACCCGTAGGCCCAACGGGTTATGGATTGTGGATTTCAACGATTTGTCCGCAGACCACGCTGTGATGTTTGAAGCGCCTTGGCTCCATTGCGAAAACCATGTCAAGACATCACGACTCAATAACCGCGAAGGTCGCACAGGGGAGCAATGGTGGAAGTTACAACGGACGCGACCCGAAATGAAAGCCGCTTTGCAGCCTCTTGAACGTTTCATTGCGACGGCCAGAGTTGCCAAATATCGATTGTTTGTGTGGCAACCCTCCGCTGTCATTCCCGATTCCCAAGTCGTCGTCATCGCCCGCGCCGACGACACCACCTTCGGCATCCTGCACAGCCGCTTCCACGAACTCTGGGCCTTGCGCCTGGGCACCTCGCTGGAAGACCGCCCCCGCTACACCCCCACCACCTGCTTTGAAACCTTCCCCTTCCCCACCGGCCTGACGCCGGCCGACACCGCCCACCAGCGCACCGAAACCCTGGCCTGCGGCGCCGTCATCCCGGCCGATCTTTCAGAGCAAAAAACGGCTGCAGCGCCCGACCAGCAAGCGCTACCAGCTACCAAAATAATAGCAACCGACATCGCCCAGGCCGCCCAGCGCCTGCACCAGCTGCGCCAGCGCTGGCTCAACCCGCCCGAGTGGACCGACACCGTGCCCGAGGTGGTGCCGCTGGGCCTGGCCGCCTCGCCCTACCCCGACCGCACGGTGGCCAAGCCCGGTTTTGAAAAAGAGCTGGCCCAGCGCACCCTGACCAAGCTCTACAACCAGCGCCCGGCCTGGCTGGCGGCGGCGCACCAGCAGCTCGACGCCGCCGTTGCCGCCGCCTACGGCTGGGCGGACTACCAGCCCGACATGAAGGACGACGAGCTCCTGCGCCGCCTGCTGGCGCTGAACCTGGCGCTGAACCTGGCACACAGCGCCTGA
- a CDS encoding CcdB family protein gives MAQFDVYPHPLEELRATHPYVVQVQSHFLQRPVAVMVVPLAPLNNPQHASVLNPLLKVAGQAFVLETLAIGSFEPGELRSPLTNLGQDAQAIWDALDYALHGY, from the coding sequence ATGGCGCAGTTTGACGTCTACCCCCACCCGCTGGAGGAGTTGCGCGCCACCCACCCCTACGTGGTGCAAGTGCAAAGCCATTTCCTCCAGCGCCCTGTGGCCGTCATGGTCGTTCCACTCGCCCCCCTGAACAACCCGCAACACGCCTCCGTGCTCAACCCCCTGCTAAAGGTGGCAGGGCAGGCCTTCGTGCTGGAAACACTGGCCATCGGCTCCTTTGAACCTGGCGAACTCCGTAGCCCGCTGACCAATCTTGGCCAGGATGCCCAGGCCATCTGGGACGCACTCGACTACGCCCTGCACGGCTACTGA
- a CDS encoding type II toxin-antitoxin system CcdA family antitoxin, with amino-acid sequence MLKEVGASGQISLGKKYAGQLFDLQTRADGTIVLQPMQVVPAPLAVQEERASYANPSAAGGSDAGDGWRTPERLARRAAAAARSPAEANAAHAQWEEENKEAIEAMNQRMSRIGSMARRIHDWRKTKAQPAAAADGAV; translated from the coding sequence ATGCTCAAGGAAGTCGGCGCCAGCGGCCAAATCTCGCTGGGCAAAAAATACGCCGGTCAGCTCTTTGACCTGCAAACCCGGGCCGACGGCACCATCGTGCTGCAGCCCATGCAAGTCGTGCCCGCGCCGCTGGCCGTGCAGGAAGAACGCGCCAGCTACGCCAACCCCAGCGCCGCTGGCGGTAGTGACGCTGGTGATGGCTGGCGCACGCCCGAGCGCCTGGCCCGGCGCGCCGCAGCAGCCGCACGCAGCCCGGCTGAAGCGAACGCCGCACACGCCCAGTGGGAAGAAGAAAACAAGGAAGCCATCGAGGCCATGAACCAGCGCATGTCCAGGATCGGCTCCATGGCACGACGCATCCATGATTGGCGCAAGACCAAGGCGCAGCCAGCGGCGGCAGCTGATGGCGCAGTTTGA